CAAGTGAAGCTTTCTTATCAGCGGTATACTCAAGTAGTTtgaaatcatcaccacagtTCCTGCTTGTCTTGACCCATATAACCCATTCCACTTCTCCCGTGCTGCGCTGTGCTGGACTGGGGACGGAGGCACGGGCAGttttgatgtctggtgggttcaAGTGGAGCGAGTTCCCGCCTGATTTCCCCAACCAGACCCAACGAAAGCAACTATAAGCGACGTCATGAAGATTGATGGCCAAAAAGTCGCGGGGACGACCAGCTTCATACAACTGCAGCATACCTTGGCATCCAATCTTGCCTGACACATAATCATCCCCACGAACAACACGGCAATCATTTTTAAAACAAAGATCTTGCAGACTACATGCGAGACAGACACCGTGTCATGACATCCCTCTCCGCAGCTCAATAGATCAACACCTTCTCAACCACTTGCTACCGCATCAACTGCGCCAACATCCCGAGCTATCGGCGCAGAAGCACACTATGCCGCCCGATACAGTCTATGGTTTCCCACCGGAAGCATTCGATACGTCCCTCCTGCCCGACATTGATCGAGAGTTCCTCAAGCCACATGACATCGAAGCCTTCGAAAAGGCGCTCCAAGCGCCCGACCCGTTGCACAGCCCGACGGACGAGTCTGCCGGTCCCAAGTCGCCCAGGAGCGGTACCAGCTCCGTCAACCTTACGAAACGGAATTCCCAGGCCGGCCTAGACGACGGCAATGACCACAACAATGCGGATGCAAttgcggcagcggcagcagccgTTGGCGGAGACTTGCCTGAGCCGATGGACACGCCCATACAGGGAACCTTCTTCACAGCCCAAAACGACTGGGCGCCCATAAATCCAGCATCCTACAAACGACGCAGGTCGTCCAAGAAATTCAAGCGCGGAAAAGGCGCCAGCAAAGCCGTGGAGGGACTCCTCGGCACGCGAACCAAGGACGAGACTCGGGAGGGATACCTGTACCAGTTGTCAAAGTGGCCGCTGTTGTTTTTCGTGTTCGCCTGGCTGACGGGCCTGGCTGTCGCTTACCTCTCGACGAGGTGGTACATCTGGGTCTACGAGCACTTCTTCACGTGGCGCGGGCGGAGGGAGACGTTGCGGCGGAACATGCGTAGGGCGTCCACGTACAAAGAGTGGGTGGCTGCTGCGAGGGAACTGGATGCGTTCTTGGGAcgacagacatggagggagGAGAATGAGTTTGCGTACTATGATTCAAAGACGGTGAAGAGGGTGTGGGAtcagttgaagaagttgaggctCAAGGcggaggagcaggaggccAACAGCGTGCAGCAGAATGGGGAGCATAGAACGGCGATGGAGGATCTCAAGTCCTTGGTGGAGGCGTGCGTCAAGAATAACTTTGTTGGTGTGGAGAATGCGAGGCTTTATAGTCAGACGTACTATGGGACGAAGAATTTGGTGCAGAATTTCATTGATGAAGGTGAGTTTATACTTATTTCATGGAGGAGATAAGAGTGACTGGTTTTGTTGCTAACAGGGTGAGAAGTGGAGAGGAGTGTCAAGTTATTGCTACGAACGAAGCAGTTACAGGCAGACGAGAAGCGACTTCTTTTCAAGCATGTTTACGCAAACTTTGGTCGGACGGCGTTGTGTCTTTCTGGGGGTGCTGGCTTTGCGTACTACCATCTTGGTTTGGTTAGAGCTCTGCTGGATGCAGATCTACTACCGGATGTCATCACTGGCACGAGTGGCGGTGCGTTGATTGCTGGCCTTGTGGCGACTAGAACAAACgatgagctgaagaagcttcTTGTTCCGGCGCTCTCTGAACGCATCAATGCCTGCCGAGAGCCAGCGACGGTTTGGCTTCCTCGATGGTGGAAGACTGGCGCACGATTTGACTCTGTCGACTGGGCTGAACGGTGTAGCTGGTGGACTAGAGGTTCCATGACCTTTCGC
The genomic region above belongs to Pochonia chlamydosporia 170 chromosome 2, whole genome shotgun sequence and contains:
- a CDS encoding patatin-like phospholipase domain-containing protein (similar to Coccidioides immitis RS XP_001245456.1) gives rise to the protein MPPDTVYGFPPEAFDTSLLPDIDREFLKPHDIEAFEKALQAPDPLHSPTDESAGPKSPRSGTSSVNLTKRNSQAGLDDGNDHNNADAIAAAAAAVGGDLPEPMDTPIQGTFFTAQNDWAPINPASYKRRRSSKKFKRGKGASKAVEGLLGTRTKDETREGYLYQLSKWPLLFFVFAWLTGLAVAYLSTRWYIWVYEHFFTWRGRRETLRRNMRRASTYKEWVAAARELDAFLGRQTWREENEFAYYDSKTVKRVWDQLKKLRLKAEEQEANSVQQNGEHRTAMEDLKSLVEACVKNNFVGVENARLYSQTYYGTKNLVQNFIDEVERSVKLLLRTKQLQADEKRLLFKHVYANFGRTALCLSGGAGFAYYHLGLVRALLDADLLPDVITGTSGGALIAGLVATRTNDELKKLLVPALSERINACREPATVWLPRWWKTGARFDSVDWAERCSWWTRGSMTFREAYERTGRILNVTCVPADPHSPTILCNYLTSPDCVIWSAVLASAAVPGILNPVVLMMKLRDGSLAPYSFGHKWKDGSLRTDIPIKALNTHFNVNFTIVSQVNPHINLFFFSSRGSVGHPVTHRKGRGWRGGYLMSAFEHYLKLDMNKWLKFVRHAELLPRPLGQDWSQLWLQEFSGTITIWPKSVPSDFYYILSDPDPTRLARMLHQGQQSAFPMLKFVANRLKIERLVEQGRRETRPWVRRGSIQAVMSEEDLRSLLVGEMAGATTEEDTDVDGEEGITLTALEEEKKN